The Heteronotia binoei isolate CCM8104 ecotype False Entrance Well chromosome 6, APGP_CSIRO_Hbin_v1, whole genome shotgun sequence genomic sequence tggcttggagaagtgatttaaagagagaaatgccttctacgTGGCAGCAAATGGGTCGGtgagggctttaagagccacgcaatatgtggtaccatagagttttaccgcaaatcctagagcgtcccccgGCGCAATGTGCCCGGCGTGATGATGGtacctctgggtgatgtcatcatgctgcgaGCTCAAAGTGCACATGAGAGGAGTCCCCCGTTGagctgcagagggacctggcagccctaattacTTTCCACACATACTTCCAGGCCAACAACCCAGGCCCGTCAAGATAATGTCATTTGAAATTTGGGACAAGACATGGATTTTAATCTTCATTAGTGTTTGATTGTAGCCAAAACCGCGTGTCACCTCTTTTACTGCACATACAGATGACGAGAAGCACAGGCTCCTGGTATGTCTGAAAAGGGCCATCAGCTCAAGGGAGTTCAAGTTGCTCTGTAACCCTGGCTATTGGGCACATTTTCCGGCCTGTACATTGCCATTTGTACGGatgaagtgaggggggggggagatatttgtgaagttcctgcattgtgcaaggggttggactagacggccttggagatctcttccaactctatgatactgtgGTCACCAAATGCACAAAGTGGGAGGGGATCACAACAGTACTTACCCTCAGAGGGTACCGTTAAACTAGTTTCGATCACATAGACATAATATACATCTGCAGtctgaggagaaaaaaaaaagatgatacAATTACCCACATTTCTGCTTGGAATTAATACAACATAGCACATGGTCAGCTCTTTAAATATACAGACATTTAAACAGAGTCCAAAAAGCAAAAATCCCCACgtgaaaccagcttctatatcaaattacataaacaagaaaaaaccattcatatataaataattgtattaaaccacatatattactttcatcaaaacaaccataatactcagtccttagaacaaaaggaagcacttacaccaagagttcttttcctttatatggtaaaattgtccagctttcccatgtaatcctggtgtgatattccaaatgatgaatgtctctcaatggatgcagccaaataattcaattttcaaagaggaaagggacaaggttgtactaatacccttgtttcACAAAAAGGCTTTTTCATGCTATAAAAGACCTCTTAGCAGagaacttcttcaagctgcaatacaccTCTTGGTAGAGAGCTTATTCAAGCTGGAATAGACATCTTAACAGagaacttcttcaagctgcaataaacctcttagcaaattcttaaagcaaaggcaatcatagcccaaatgttttctaactgaacaccCAAAGGTGCTGCTGAACACCCAAAGGTAAGAATTATTTACCTATTTAAACAGAGTCCAGCAGAAACTTTTTCATtaggagttgccaactccagattgtgaaatccctggatatttgggggtggagcctggggagagcagggtttgagggcaggagagacttcagtggggcatagtGCCATAAcagctaccctccaaagcagtcatttcctccaggggagctgatctctgtagtctggggactccgtcgtaattccaggagatctccaggccccatctggcagttggcaacccttttaTGGGGAGGCCAGCCACTGAGATTAAACTTGGGGCTCCACACCTCTCTTTTGCAACCCTTTTGGTGCATCTAGTTGGCCACTGATATGCCAGACTAGGTGAATGACTGTCCTCATCCAGCAGGTCTTTTCCTACACTTGATCCTATAGTATTACAAGCATATTCCTATTTTCATCCATGAAATGTTGGAGGGTGTTTATATTCCATTTGTTGGCACACACGATGCCATGTTTCTGCTCTCAGGTTTTAAGTACATAAATATAATAAAGGAGTGTGTTAAATTGCATCTCAATGTACCAAAAAAATGTTCTGAGATGCTGAAAGGCAAAcatctagaacataagaacataagagaagtgccaagcatgcatatttctgagtgCCATTATAGTTCCTCAGACAAAGAACAGGACGTAACTGAGGGACATAACCGAACTGGCAACTTTCAAACTATATGGTGGAGAGAGCTCTAGCTACCACCCCCCACGCTGCTTTCGATGTGGCGACCCAAACCACCTGGCGACTGACTACCCGGAATGACCTCGAGGCCTCCCCTCGCTCCAAAGGCCAACGCACCCAAGGAGAAGCCTGACCTGAAGGAGTGGTAAAGGGTGAAGGAGGATTCTGGCATAAAGGCAGTAAACTGTACATGCCAGAAAGTCTCCGAAAGGAAGTGCTCCAATTTTGTCACGACAGCAAAATCTcagggcactttggctacgtcAAAACCCTACACTTAGTaaataggcaattttggtggccattcaCGAAAAGAGACATTTCCGCCTACGTTGCCTCTTGTCCAATATGTataatggctaaaagaagggggGCGGAAATCTCCCAGACTGTTACAACCTTTGGAAACGGCCACCAGACCATGGTCAGTAGTCTCACTTAATTTTATCGTGGAGCTGCCTCCCTCTCAGGACTGATTACtgacaaaagactgattattgagaaatattgatgcttgacattaagccatgttggatcaggccagcgggccatccagtccaacactgtcacacagtggccaaaaaacaaaacaaaacaggtgccatctggaggtccaccagtgaggtcaggacactagaagccctcccactgttgccccccagcaccaagaatacagagcaccacagCCCCAGCGAGAGAGGGGGGAAGTTGCCTGGCAAGTCCCTTTCTGCTCATATTTCAAAGCAATCCATAAAACCTCATTTCAGAGGGAAGGGTTGAATCTGTGCAATGTTGCGCTATGAGACATATTGTTctcaaagaaggggggaaaggttaGGAGATTTTCGAAAGTTTCTTTTGACATTGAAGCTGTTCCAGGCGCTACTTGAACATTCGTTTGCACAATGCATCCTCAGGATCCCCCTTCAGCAAACATTAACACTCTCTTCTAGTAAAGAGCAAACCCTTGAAGCTGAGTCTTTATTTGCAAGATGAGGCGTTTGCGCTTGGGTAGCTCCCAAGGAACGAGAATCGAGAGGCAATTCCAAACAATGAGGATTTTGTGCTTATTGGGAAATGACACAATTTCCCAGGGCCTTCCTTGCCCTCAGAACTCCACTTTTATTATTTAGGTATCACCGTCTCCTAGCAAAATGCAGTTCTTATTGGTTTCATACATTTTTCTTCCACCTTTCAACCAGGTACCTCAGGGCAGCATATGTGGGTCCTCATAACAGGAGAGAAAACTGTTTTCTCCTCATAACAGGAGAGAAAACTTTTCTTCTCACAACAAAAGAGAAAACTTTCTCTTCATAACAAGAGAGAAAACTGTTTTCTTCTCACAACAAAAGGGAAAACTGTTTTCTCCTCATAACAAGAGAGAAAACTGTTTTCTCCTCATAACAGGAGAGGAAACTGGAGGAAACACCTGCAGAGAGCTTGGGCTTCTACAGAGAGCTCACTGCtaacattgtgtttgtctgcctgCTTGTGTCAGAAGTTAAGAGGGGAGGTAAAGGCACAGCTGGGGCTGGGATGGGAGGGCACAGGCTGTGTCTTGGGTTCACATGGTCCTAGCAAACATGGAggagagcaaccaagatgattagggagtaggatcaccttccctatgaggaaaggctgaagagtctgggatctttgagtttagaaaagagacgactaagAGGGGACATTATAGAGGTAGAATTGTATCTCCTGTCCCAATACCACATGTAGGGATATCTACATAGTTGGGGGTTACAGGACTGTGTGTTATCACCTTTTAAAATCTTTGTTCGGCCTGTTGTGTTTGCAAATTCGGTGGGTGCTTTTAATTTTCTTATTAAACCTCTTTTCATTTTGAATGTGGTCAATGTATTCTCTGTGACCCATGTTAAGCCCCTGTTCAGTCCACATGTACCAGGAGCAAAAAGCGGAGGGGCAAGTGGTTAAACACTACTCTCCTAGAGTGCTCAGCTCCCATGAGCGCTGGTCCCCTCAGCAGTGAGTGTGAAAGGAGAGGGAGATGCAAGTTGGTGCTATTCCTTCAGGTGGCAAAGGAGCTGGGGGTTCTGTTTCCCCATGACTTTTCTCTGGCTGTTGAAAGGGGACACTTAGAAGTGGTGAGAGGCAGTGGAGCAGGTGATGAGTTCTAGGAATGCCACGCTTTAGCATGGCAGCCTCAGGTAACCCGGTTGAGCAGCCACAGAACTtgggacttccttccttccctccctccctcccatccatccatctcataGAAAAGGAATCACAGCAGCTGTTTGTCAGCCTGAAAAAGCCTTAAATCCTGAGTCCCAAACAATCAGCACAAAGGGAATTTTTACCTTTGCAAAAGTAAAGCGGATGAAACCACCATGGAAAGTAATATTCAGAGTTGACTGCCAAATCCCACAGCTTCCTGATGTCTGTGTGGCGTTTGGGTCAATGTTTAGATACTCGTCTTTCTTCTgcggaaagaaaagaaagcaatgcAGAGCCAACTACCCATCTAGGGTTTTTACTTAGAAGCCCCACCCTTTTCAGCAGTTCCATCTGCCCCCTTAGGCACAGCATCTTGAATTCATTGTAGCAATTATACCatggtggccaaattgtggctcaggagccacatgtggctctttcacacatattgtgtggttctcaaagcccccatgctatttattttatttatatttcaattggcagcttggagaatgcatttaaagttaaagttgctttttctctTCCATCgatttaccttccttccctcctctctccctcccttccttgtggttctcaaacatcagatgtttattctatgtggctcttcttacGTTATGCTAGTTTAGCCATCCCTGAACTATACTATACTGGTTTACAAGCCGTAGCCTCTGTATAGTGGCCTGTTTTGACTCCTCTACTGAGGACTGGTGCAGACCTAAAACTAGACTGGAGAGATTAAAGGACAAGAAGCAAGCTGCAGGGACTCACAGTTCCCTGTGTTTTAATTGCCCCCATTGTTCTTCATATTCCCGAGTTGCTGTATACAATCAGGAGTGTGCTAGCTTTTAGAACCCAGGACTGCAAATCTAGGCTTCATCTGATTGCgtaagaatcacagaatcatagagttggaagggacctccagggtcatctagtccaggagtccccaacccctgggccagggACTGGTACTAGGCTGCGGCCTATTTGCAATGGACCACGCAGCCTTGCCCCCGCCCCACCCTTCGCAGCCTTGCCGCACCCCCTCCCACGGTGCCTCCTTCCTATGTTCACCATTCTAAGGGccaggaaggggcggtgaagtgcctcccaggtcGACTCcaccccccaccgatcagctgattgactGGGAAAAACGCTGAAGCAGTGGCAAGggacactgcccttgcctccttcccagggGGGGACGGCCTGGGAGgagcttcatggccccttccgcagccttaaaatggtgaaaatgggagtgggggggaagaggaggaggcgaggctgcatgggggagcggaaggaggaggaaaaggggggaggaggatagatccaagtggacagccgtgttggtctgaagcagtagaacaaagtaggagtcaagtttcacctttaagaggCGGTGAGGCTGCgcaaggggggaaggagggaggaggaaacgggggaggaaaacagggggagggggtgctgcaggaggggaggctgaattgggtgcccccaccctgccggctcTGGGGTCACAGTTggtgggccagccctggggccagtccctggggccagtccctggggccaaaaaggttggggaccactgatctagtccaaccccctgcacaaaggaaagaacataagaacacaagagaagtcatgttggatcaggccaatggcccatccagcccaacactctgtgtcacacagtggccaaaaaaccaggtgccatcaggaggtccatcagtggggccaggaagccctcccactgtttgccccaccccccaagcatcaagaatagagagtatcatttgccccagacagagagttccatctataccctgtggctagccactgatggatctctgctccatatgttcgaCCTGGAGTTGCAAGAAAagatgaagctaccttatatcaAGTCAGACCATTGGCCTACCAAGGTTGGTGTTCTCTGCttagtctggcagcagctcttcaggatcTCAGACAGAGATCTTTTGCATCGCCTTCTACCTGACCCTTTTTAGGGTGAGGGGGATGGACGTGCtgggtatttattatttatttattgcatttataccccgccctcccctatcAGGTGAATGGGACCTttagcatgcaaagcagatgttctaccagtgCACCACACTACAGTCCTTTCCTCAACTCTGATGATTCTGTGAACCCCAAACCAGTTAAATTTGGGGGCAcgtttggaattttgagaaagagTGTTTGGGAACCACCCCAAAATGGGTACTGTGGGAGGTGGGACCAGTcacaaaaaaatggctgccaaaatgTTTGGTGGTTCAAGCAAAGCATTCTCCTACAATGAGCATAGTTGCTTCTGAATGGGGAATCCCTgcagatgaaattgctgagcagtcggtagTGCTGCCAAGCCCTCAggcgggcaggggttctcctgctctgAACCTCCTCCAACGTCACccgcacgatgatgtcacctgcaagcgacatcatcgtgccggtgaTGTCGTGCACccgctgctctaggcatttccgggaaaattctatggtttgcccaggcactctagcaatttgggagggaaaactctatggtacatctctgaacctggagctggcaactctaggctgcgggggactaggcaaccctagcagtcaggttaaaatggataaaaggaagtctgtcttcacccaaagggtgattaacacatggaattcacagccgcaggaagtggtagcagctacaagcatagacggcttcaagagaggattggatcaacatctggagcagaggtccatcagtggctattagccacagcttattgatAGAACTGCTTGggagtggggcacagtgggagggcttctagtgtcctggccacactgatggacctcctggtggcacctgggttttttggccactgtgtgacacagagtgttggactggatgggccattggtctgatccaacacgtcttctcttatgtccttatggaactctctgtctggggcaagtgatgctctgtattcttggtgcttggggggcaacagtgggaggacttctagtgtcctggccacactgatggacctcctgatggcacctgcttttttggccactgtgtaacacagagtgttggactggatgggccattggcctgatccaacatgtcttctcttatgtccttatggaactctctgtcgggggcaagtgatgctctgtattcttggtgcttggggggcaacagtgggagggcttctagtgtcctggccccactgatggacctcctgatggcacctgctttttttggccactgtgtaacacagagtgttggactggatgggccattggcctgatccaacatgtcttctcttatgtccttatggaactctctgtcgggggcaagtgatgctctgtattcttggtgcttggggggcaacagtgggagggcttctagtgtcctggccccactgatggacctcctgatggcacctgctttttttggccaagtgtgttggactggatgggccattggcttgatccaacttggcttctcttatgttgaacatatgaacatatgaagctgccttatactgaatcagacccttggtccatcaaagtcagtattgtcttctcagactggcagcggctctccagggtctcaagctgaggattttcacacctatttgcctcaaCCCTTttttggggatgccggggattgaacctgggactttctgcttcccaagcagatgctctaccactgagccaccgtcccctcccctgttcttatgttcagatgcAAAAGGGATGTCCCCTGAGGTCTTCTGAAGTACCTCCTGGCTCAGTGAGTTTGTTGAAAGCCAGTATTGGCTTCTTTCTGGGGTGACAAAACAAGTGGGCATTAGCGAATGCATCAGCAGGCACTGTGACACTACACTGGGGATCGCTGGCTGCGATCTTTTCAAAAAACCAGGGGTGTGGGAAAGAATCGGAAAGGAAAAGCTGGAAGCTTActgttttgctgttttgaatgatGAGGGTCAATCCCAGGGAAGCTTTAATGCAATCTGCTGTTCGGTTCTTAACACTGTAAACCCCAGTTGCAGCAGGTGCTGGTTTAGGTGAGAGGCTGGACTGCGCTGAGGTTGTTGGCAAGGGAGCGGTGGTTTTATTCCTTGCTGGAGCAGATGTCACGTTCTTCAAGGCCCCTGTGTTTGCTGTCTGTCGGGTTGTTGTCTGGTTCATCGACTCTGTGGGGATAGGCTTGGAGGTGGTCTCATTTGTAACCGTGGTGTTTCCAGCTGGAGCTGACGACTTTGGGTGAACTGTAGTTTCCTGATGTTGTGGAGCCCTGGGTTCTGATTCTGTGGGTTTTGGGAAAGCATGGATGGGAAGGTGCATATCCACATCACCTCCTAGCACAATTTTCTCAACCCCTTCCCTACAATTTGTTCCCACCATTGGTGGGCTTTTGGGTGGGTCTTTTTGAAAAACTGTTCATAGATATATtgctagcaggggtggccaaactacagctcgggagccacatgtgtctctttctcacatatcgtgtggctcttgaagcccccagcacTGCAttgagaaggcgtttgtctctctaaatcacttctccaagccaagccagccggcagcttggagaactcatttaaagttaaagttacttttctttctacctctccctatCTTTtggcagctctccaacatctgatgttcacgacttgcggctctcaaacatctg encodes the following:
- the LAMP3 gene encoding lysosome-associated membrane glycoprotein 3 translates to MSDSRSSVPMNWQKLLVVGSLLILAGESEPRAPQHQETTVHPKSSAPAGNTTVTNETTSKPIPTESMNQTTTRQTANTGALKNVTSAPARNKTTAPLPTTSAQSSLSPKPAPAATGVYSVKNRTADCIKASLGLTLIIQNSKTKKDEYLNIDPNATQTSGSCGIWQSTLNITFHGGFIRFTFAKTADVYYVYVIETSLTVPSEGSQYYGIETVRLFSTPIGSSFKCFSKQTIDVDVSFQLLAINTQLQAFDIVGDQFGKEEECALDRNKRIIPATVGLSLAGLLVIVITTCAIYNRKPNRGYERI